A genomic stretch from Penaeus vannamei isolate JL-2024 chromosome 6, ASM4276789v1, whole genome shotgun sequence includes:
- the LOC138859173 gene encoding uncharacterized protein, which translates to MKFLLVLACLLGSALGGWEGELQCDYNITSLCPIPDSGSPVYFADPDDCSAYCECSAGIAWKFFCGPETLYDENLHLCNWVYTVDCGERPII; encoded by the exons ATG AAATTCCTTCTGGTCCTCGCGTGCCTGCTCGGCTCGGCCCTCGGCGGCTGGGAGGGGGAGCTGCAGTGCGACTACAACATCACGAGCCTCTGCCCGATCCCCGACAGCGGAA GCCCCGTGTACTTCGCGGACCCGGACGACTGCAGCGCCTACTGTGAGTGTTCTGCAGGCATCGCCTGGAAATTCTTCTGCGGCCCAGAGACGCTCTATGACGAGAACCTTCACCTGTGCAACTGGGTCTATACGGTCGACTGCGGCGAGCGCCCCATCATCTAG